The proteins below are encoded in one region of Planctomycetaceae bacterium:
- the rplT gene encoding 50S ribosomal protein L20 translates to MPRVVTGPARRRKHKRILKDAKGFYGAGSRKYGIAKGKVFRAGVTATIDRRKKKRDFRALWITRISAACEQRGIRYSRFMFALSECDIDINRKMLSEIAIADPKAFDAIVESAKAAL, encoded by the coding sequence GCAAGCACAAACGGATCCTCAAAGACGCCAAGGGATTTTACGGCGCCGGTTCCCGCAAATACGGTATCGCCAAGGGCAAGGTCTTCCGCGCCGGCGTCACCGCCACCATCGACCGCCGGAAGAAGAAACGCGATTTCCGCGCCCTGTGGATCACCCGCATCAGCGCCGCCTGCGAGCAACGCGGGATCCGCTACAGCCGCTTCATGTTCGCCCTGAGCGAATGCGACATCGACATCAACCGCAAGATGCTGTCCGAGATCGCCATCGCCGACCCCAAGGCCTTCGACGCCATCGTCGAGTCCGCCAAGGCCGCCCTGTAA